From a region of the Streptococcus ruminantium genome:
- the dusB gene encoding tRNA dihydrouridine synthase DusB: MANLNTSFMIGDVEIPNRCVLAPMAGVTNSAFRTIAKEMGAGLVVMEMISEKGLLYNNEKTLHMLHIDDNEYPMSIQLFGGDAEGLKRAADFIQTNTKANIVDINMGCPVNKVVKNEAGAKWLKDPDKIYHIIKEVTSVLDIPLTVKMRTGWNNPDLAVENALAAESAGVSALAMHGRTREQMYTGTVDLETLAKVAASLTSIPFIANGDIRSVQDARQRIEEIGADAIMVGRTAMGNPYIFNQINHYLETGQVLPDLSFEDKLDVAFEHLSRLTKLKGESIAVREFRGLAPHYLRGSAGAAKIRAAVARAESIEQVQELFNQARLAYHKKYKKE; this comes from the coding sequence ATGGCTAACCTTAATACTTCTTTCATGATTGGCGATGTTGAAATCCCCAATCGTTGTGTACTAGCTCCGATGGCAGGTGTGACAAACTCCGCTTTCCGTACCATCGCCAAGGAAATGGGAGCTGGCTTGGTTGTCATGGAGATGATTTCCGAAAAAGGGCTCCTTTATAACAACGAAAAGACCCTTCATATGCTTCATATTGACGACAACGAATACCCCATGTCCATCCAACTTTTCGGTGGCGACGCTGAAGGACTCAAGCGTGCTGCGGATTTCATTCAAACCAATACCAAGGCCAACATCGTAGACATCAATATGGGATGCCCTGTTAATAAGGTTGTCAAAAACGAAGCCGGAGCCAAATGGCTCAAAGACCCAGACAAGATTTACCATATTATCAAGGAGGTAACCTCCGTCTTAGACATTCCTTTGACAGTCAAGATGCGAACAGGTTGGAACAATCCAGACCTAGCAGTTGAAAATGCCTTGGCAGCAGAAAGTGCTGGTGTGTCAGCACTTGCCATGCACGGTCGGACTCGCGAGCAAATGTACACAGGAACCGTTGATTTGGAAACATTAGCCAAAGTAGCTGCTAGCCTGACTAGTATTCCATTTATCGCAAACGGTGATATTCGTAGTGTTCAGGATGCTCGTCAGCGTATCGAAGAAATCGGGGCCGATGCCATCATGGTTGGACGAACCGCCATGGGCAATCCCTATATCTTTAACCAAATCAATCATTATCTCGAAACAGGACAAGTTTTACCAGACCTCTCTTTTGAAGATAAGCTTGATGTTGCTTTCGAACACTTAAGCCGCTTGACCAAGCTCAAAGGCGAATCCATTGCCGTCCGGGAATTTCGTGGACTAGCTCCCCATTATCTCCGTGGATCTGCCGGTGCTGCAAAAATCCGTGCCGCTGTTGCACGAGCAGAGTCCATTGAGCAAGTCCAAGAGCTCTTCAACCAAGCTAGATTAGCTTATCATAAAAAATACAAAAAAGAATAG
- a CDS encoding CtsR family transcriptional regulator, with the protein MVMKNTSDYIEEHIKAILEQVSVAELRRSELASRFEVVPSQINYVIKTRFTASRGYIVESKRGGGGYIRIGRITFSDKHELVHDLLKNMGSQLSATVYADILQLLFDEKLMTEREGNLFLAAGTDEVLGKEADSIRARMMRQILRRLDRKED; encoded by the coding sequence ATGGTGATGAAAAATACATCAGATTATATTGAAGAGCATATCAAGGCAATTTTGGAACAGGTCAGTGTAGCTGAGTTGCGTCGAAGTGAATTGGCTAGTCGGTTTGAGGTAGTTCCTAGCCAGATTAACTATGTGATTAAGACACGTTTTACAGCCAGTCGAGGTTATATTGTTGAGAGTAAGCGTGGAGGTGGTGGCTATATCCGTATTGGCCGGATTACATTTTCAGATAAGCATGAATTAGTGCATGATTTGTTAAAAAATATGGGAAGCCAATTGTCTGCTACGGTTTATGCGGACATCTTACAGCTCTTGTTTGATGAAAAATTGATGACGGAACGCGAAGGCAATTTATTCTTAGCTGCTGGAACTGATGAGGTTCTGGGCAAGGAAGCAGATAGTATTCGAGCACGAATGATGCGCCAGATTTTACGGCGTTTAGATAGGAAAGAGGATTAA
- the hslO gene encoding Hsp33 family molecular chaperone HslO: MDKLIKTLSNSGHFRAYVLDSTQTVKTAQERHDTMASSTVALGRTLIANQILAANEKGNTKITLKVLASGAMGAIISVANTQGQVKGYIQNPDLDYKRTATGEVIVGPLVGNGQFLVITDYGTGHPYNSMTPLISGEIGEDFAYFLTDSQQTPSAVGLNVLLDEEDKVKVAGGFLLQVLPGATEEEIAQFEKRIQEMPAISGLLASENHIEALLSAIYGDDDFKRLSEEEIGFVCDCSKDRFLDALASLPKSDLQEMKEEDKGVDITCQFCQIHYHFDEQDLEELING; encoded by the coding sequence ATGGATAAACTTATTAAAACATTATCAAACAGTGGCCATTTTCGGGCCTACGTACTCGATAGCACACAAACCGTAAAGACGGCTCAGGAAAGACATGATACCATGGCTTCATCAACCGTAGCACTTGGTCGGACTCTGATTGCCAATCAGATTTTGGCAGCCAATGAAAAAGGCAATACCAAAATCACTCTAAAAGTTTTAGCTAGCGGTGCAATGGGAGCGATTATCTCAGTAGCCAATACCCAAGGACAGGTCAAAGGCTATATACAAAATCCTGACTTGGATTATAAACGGACCGCAACAGGTGAAGTGATTGTTGGTCCTCTAGTAGGCAACGGGCAGTTTCTGGTTATCACCGACTATGGAACCGGCCACCCATACAATTCAATGACACCTCTAATTTCGGGTGAAATCGGTGAAGATTTTGCTTACTTCCTGACTGACAGCCAACAGACACCTTCGGCGGTGGGACTCAATGTCCTGCTAGACGAAGAAGATAAGGTCAAGGTTGCTGGTGGTTTCTTACTTCAAGTTCTACCAGGAGCAACAGAAGAAGAGATTGCTCAATTTGAAAAACGTATCCAAGAAATGCCTGCCATCTCAGGCTTGTTAGCTTCTGAAAACCACATTGAAGCCCTATTGTCTGCCATTTACGGAGATGATGACTTCAAACGTCTATCAGAAGAAGAAATTGGCTTTGTCTGCGATTGTTCAAAAGACCGCTTTCTTGATGCTCTAGCTAGTCTACCGAAATCCGACCTGCAAGAAATGAAAGAAGAAGACAAGGGGGTAGATATTACCTGCCAATTCTGCCAGATTCATTATCACTTTGACGAACAAGATTTGGAGGAACTCATCAATGGCTAA
- a CDS encoding ATP-dependent Clp protease ATP-binding subunit, whose product MKTSIGLRQALEDAQLVAHRYACDYLETWHLLLSFVFNHNTVAGAVLAEYPVSVSDYEHATFVVTGKVYREELKPLRILPLSKRLDETTSLAKKIAEVLKAKQFGTEHLFMAMLLDKRSTASQILDKVGFHFEDSDDKIRFLDLRKNLEARAGFSKEDLKAIRSVMKGRKARPANVGQMMGMPPTPQSGGLEDYTRDLTALARDGKIEPVIGRDAELSRMIQILSRKTKNNPVLVGEAGVGKTALALGLAQRVADGDVPTSLLDMRVLELDLMSVIAGTRFRGDFEERMNNIVNDIEEDGKVILFIDELHTIMGSGSGIDSTLDAANILKPALARGTLRTVGATTQGEYQKHIEKDAALVRRFAKVTIEEPTVEDSIAILTGLKGTFEKYHKVRIGEDTVRVAVSYAKRYLTSKNLPDSAIDLLDEASATVQNRIKGQSTETGLTSLDKALMARKYKTVSKLLLKMREEDETSEVYDLEVTEEDILETLSRLSGIPVAKLSQSETKKYLSLEEELHKRVIGQDAAISAVSRAIRRNQSGIRTGRRPIGSFMFLGPTGVGKTELAKALAQVLFDDESALIRFDMSEYMEKFAASRLNGAPPGYVGYEEGGELTEKVRNKPYSVLLFDEVEKAHPDIFNVLLQVLDDGVLTDSKGRKVDFSNTIIIMTSNLGATALRDDKTVGFGALDLSRSHEHVEKRIFEELKKAYRPEFINRIDEKVVFHSLTESHMQDVVKVMVQPLIAVVADKGIRLKLQPSALKLLAKEGYDPEMGARPLRRLLQTKLEDPLAEMLLRGELPTGLTLKVGVKGAQIRFDIVN is encoded by the coding sequence ATGAAGACTTCAATTGGTTTGCGACAGGCGCTGGAAGATGCACAGTTGGTAGCCCATCGTTATGCTTGTGATTATTTGGAAACTTGGCATCTACTCTTGTCTTTCGTGTTTAATCATAATACGGTGGCAGGAGCTGTTCTAGCAGAGTATCCAGTTTCTGTTTCAGACTATGAACATGCTACTTTTGTAGTGACAGGTAAGGTGTACCGTGAGGAGTTGAAGCCTCTTCGCATTTTACCATTGTCTAAGCGTTTGGATGAAACAACTAGTTTGGCTAAGAAGATTGCCGAAGTGCTCAAGGCCAAACAGTTTGGTACGGAACATCTTTTTATGGCCATGCTATTGGACAAGCGTTCCACAGCTAGTCAGATTTTAGATAAGGTTGGCTTTCATTTTGAGGACTCAGATGATAAGATTCGCTTTCTGGATTTACGTAAAAATTTAGAAGCTCGTGCAGGATTCTCCAAGGAAGATTTAAAAGCCATCCGTAGTGTTATGAAGGGGAGAAAGGCTAGACCAGCTAATGTGGGGCAAATGATGGGAATGCCTCCTACTCCTCAAAGTGGTGGTCTTGAGGACTATACTCGGGATTTGACAGCTTTGGCTCGTGATGGCAAGATAGAGCCTGTCATCGGTCGGGATGCGGAACTTTCTCGAATGATTCAAATCCTGTCTCGTAAAACGAAGAATAACCCTGTCTTGGTTGGGGAGGCTGGTGTAGGAAAAACAGCTCTTGCTCTTGGTCTTGCTCAACGTGTAGCAGATGGTGACGTGCCTACTAGTCTGCTTGATATGCGCGTCTTGGAGTTGGATTTGATGAGTGTCATCGCAGGGACTCGTTTCCGTGGTGACTTTGAGGAACGGATGAACAATATCGTCAATGATATTGAAGAAGATGGAAAAGTCATCCTTTTTATTGACGAATTGCATACGATTATGGGGTCTGGTTCGGGAATTGATTCGACGCTGGATGCGGCAAATATCCTTAAACCTGCTCTCGCTCGTGGGACTCTCCGGACAGTGGGAGCTACAACGCAGGGCGAGTATCAGAAGCATATTGAAAAGGATGCTGCCTTGGTTCGACGTTTTGCTAAGGTGACGATTGAGGAGCCAACAGTGGAAGATAGCATTGCTATTTTGACAGGATTGAAAGGAACCTTTGAGAAATACCATAAGGTCCGCATTGGGGAGGATACTGTTCGGGTTGCAGTATCTTATGCAAAACGCTATTTAACCAGTAAAAATTTGCCAGATTCTGCGATTGATTTGTTGGATGAAGCTAGTGCGACGGTTCAAAATCGTATCAAGGGACAGTCTACAGAAACAGGCTTAACCAGTTTGGATAAGGCTTTGATGGCAAGAAAATATAAGACCGTCAGCAAACTTTTACTCAAAATGAGGGAAGAAGATGAAACTAGTGAGGTTTATGACCTAGAAGTGACTGAAGAAGATATTTTGGAAACGCTCAGTCGCCTGTCAGGTATTCCAGTAGCTAAACTTAGTCAGTCAGAGACTAAGAAGTACTTGAGCCTTGAAGAGGAATTACATAAGCGTGTGATTGGACAAGATGCTGCTATTTCAGCAGTTAGCAGAGCTATTCGTCGCAATCAGTCGGGCATTCGTACGGGTCGTCGTCCAATTGGTTCTTTTATGTTCTTGGGACCAACAGGAGTTGGTAAGACAGAATTGGCTAAGGCCTTGGCTCAAGTACTTTTTGATGATGAGTCAGCCCTTATTCGGTTTGATATGTCCGAATACATGGAGAAATTCGCCGCTAGTCGCTTGAATGGAGCGCCACCAGGATATGTGGGTTATGAGGAAGGTGGCGAATTGACTGAGAAGGTTCGCAATAAGCCTTATTCTGTCTTGCTTTTTGATGAAGTAGAAAAAGCTCATCCTGATATTTTCAATGTTCTTTTGCAGGTATTGGATGACGGTGTCTTGACCGATAGCAAGGGACGCAAGGTTGACTTCTCCAATACCATCATTATCATGACTTCCAACCTTGGGGCAACAGCCTTGCGTGATGACAAGACAGTTGGTTTTGGAGCGCTTGATTTGTCGCGTAGCCATGAACATGTGGAAAAACGAATCTTTGAAGAACTCAAAAAAGCCTACCGTCCAGAATTTATCAACCGTATCGATGAAAAGGTCGTCTTCCATAGCCTGACAGAAAGTCATATGCAAGATGTTGTCAAGGTTATGGTACAGCCATTGATTGCTGTGGTAGCAGATAAAGGGATTAGGCTCAAGCTTCAACCATCAGCGCTTAAACTGCTTGCCAAAGAAGGATATGATCCGGAAATGGGAGCTCGTCCACTCCGTCGCTTACTACAAACCAAATTGGAAGATCCCTTGGCGGAGATGCTACTTCGTGGAGAGCTACCTACTGGTTTAACCTTGAAGGTTGGAGTTAAGGGAGCTCAGATTAGGTTTGATATTGTGAATTAA
- a CDS encoding thioredoxin domain-containing protein, with translation MNFQDYIQDFTSVTVEQAQSLLTAKEGAILFIGRATCPYCNRFAPKLHKVAQDKQVTVHFLDSSQISPELQTLRDHYQVPTVPGLLVAKANGVQVRCDSSMTEEEIAAFIQD, from the coding sequence ATGAACTTTCAAGACTATATCCAAGATTTTACAAGTGTGACTGTGGAGCAAGCACAAAGCCTCCTAACTGCCAAAGAGGGAGCTATCCTCTTCATCGGACGAGCAACCTGTCCTTACTGCAACCGCTTCGCACCAAAGCTTCATAAGGTAGCCCAAGACAAGCAAGTGACCGTTCACTTCCTCGACTCCAGCCAAATCAGTCCAGAACTCCAGACCCTTCGCGACCACTACCAAGTTCCTACCGTCCCAGGCCTTCTCGTCGCAAAAGCAAACGGCGTCCAAGTCCGCTGCGACTCCAGCATGACGGAAGAAGAAATTGCGGCTTTTATTCAAGACTAA
- the rpsB gene encoding 30S ribosomal protein S2 yields the protein MAVISMKQLLEAGVHFGHQTRRWNPKMAKYIFTERNGIHVIDLQQTVKLADQAYDFIRDAAANEAVILFVGTKKQAAEAVKDEAIRAGQYFINHRWLGGTLTNWGTIQKRIARLKEINRMEEDGTFDVLPKKEVALLNKQRARLEKFLGGIADMPRIPDVMFVVAPHKEQIAVKEAKKLGIPVVAMVDTNTDPDDIDVIIPANDDAIRAVKLITAKMADAIIEGNQGEDSVAAVEAELAAEPASTESIEELVEVVEGK from the coding sequence ATGGCAGTAATTTCAATGAAACAACTTCTTGAGGCTGGTGTGCACTTCGGTCACCAAACTCGTCGCTGGAACCCTAAGATGGCTAAGTACATCTTTACAGAGCGTAACGGTATCCACGTTATTGACTTGCAACAAACTGTAAAATTGGCTGATCAAGCTTACGATTTCATCCGTGATGCCGCAGCAAACGAAGCAGTTATCCTGTTTGTAGGTACTAAAAAACAAGCTGCTGAAGCTGTTAAAGACGAAGCTATCCGTGCTGGTCAATACTTCATCAACCACCGTTGGTTGGGTGGAACTCTTACAAACTGGGGTACAATCCAAAAACGTATCGCTCGTTTGAAAGAAATCAACCGTATGGAAGAAGATGGTACTTTTGATGTGCTTCCTAAGAAAGAAGTAGCATTGTTGAACAAACAACGTGCTCGTCTTGAAAAATTCTTGGGTGGTATCGCTGATATGCCACGTATTCCAGACGTGATGTTCGTTGTTGCCCCACACAAAGAGCAAATCGCTGTTAAAGAAGCCAAAAAATTGGGTATTCCAGTTGTAGCGATGGTTGACACAAATACTGACCCAGATGACATTGATGTTATCATTCCAGCGAACGATGATGCTATCCGTGCTGTTAAATTGATCACAGCGAAAATGGCTGATGCTATCATTGAAGGCAACCAAGGTGAAGACAGTGTAGCAGCGGTTGAAGCTGAATTGGCAGCTGAACCAGCATCTACAGAGTCAATCGAAGAATTGGTTGAAGTAGTTGAAGGCAAATAA
- the rpmG gene encoding 50S ribosomal protein L33, which yields MALKKASLACTVCGSRNYSISLSSNPKPTRLEVNKYCKHCGQYTVHKETR from the coding sequence ATGGCACTTAAAAAAGCAAGCTTAGCCTGTACAGTTTGCGGTTCTCGAAACTATTCAATCAGCCTTTCGAGCAATCCCAAGCCAACACGGTTAGAAGTAAATAAATATTGTAAACACTGTGGGCAGTACACTGTTCACAAAGAAACCAGATAG
- a CDS encoding adenylyltransferase/cytidyltransferase family protein, translating into MQKSVAVVFGTFAPMHKGHLDLIERAKVACGRVYVVVSGYEGDRGDRIGMSLSQRLNCIQIQFEADSRVTVCALDETDLPPYPHGWKQWLNRLLNLLELTSMEQPIFYVSEEEYAQELENRGYQAACSPRKFGISATMIRENPKKYLEQIAPAFRSFFREKQGT; encoded by the coding sequence ATGCAGAAATCAGTTGCGGTTGTTTTTGGGACATTTGCACCTATGCATAAGGGACATTTAGATCTGATTGAGCGAGCAAAGGTCGCTTGCGGTCGAGTGTATGTAGTGGTTTCGGGCTACGAGGGGGATCGTGGGGATAGGATTGGTATGAGTCTATCACAGCGATTGAACTGTATCCAGATACAATTTGAAGCTGATAGTCGAGTAACGGTTTGTGCCTTGGATGAAACGGACTTGCCCCCCTACCCACATGGTTGGAAACAATGGCTGAATCGATTGTTGAACTTGCTTGAATTGACAAGTATGGAACAACCTATTTTTTATGTTTCTGAGGAAGAATATGCCCAAGAGCTAGAAAATAGGGGGTATCAAGCTGCTTGTAGTCCGAGGAAGTTCGGGATTTCTGCTACTATGATTCGGGAAAATCCCAAAAAATATCTGGAGCAAATAGCTCCTGCATTTCGTTCCTTTTTTAGAGAGAAGCAAGGAACTTGA
- the tsf gene encoding translation elongation factor Ts — protein MAEITAALVKELREKSGAGVMDAKKALVETEGDIEKAIELLREKGMAKAAKKADRVAAEGLTGVYVDGNVAAVVEVNAETDFVAKNAQFVELVNTTAKVIAEGKPADNEAALKLTMPSGETLEEAYVNATATIGEKISFRRFALVEKTDAQAFGAYQHNGGRIGVVSVIEGGDETLAKQISMHIAAMKPTVLSYTELDEQFVKDELAQINHKIEQDNESRAMVDKPALPLLKYGSKAQLTDEVIAAAEEAIKAELAAEGKPEKIWDKIIPGKMDRFMLDNTQVDQAYTLLAQVYIMDDSKTVEAYLNSVNASVVEFARFEVGEGIEKASNDFEAEVAATMAAALGK, from the coding sequence ATGGCAGAAATTACAGCAGCTCTCGTTAAAGAATTGCGTGAAAAATCAGGTGCTGGCGTTATGGATGCAAAAAAAGCATTGGTTGAAACGGAAGGTGATATCGAAAAAGCGATTGAATTGCTTCGTGAAAAAGGTATGGCTAAGGCTGCTAAAAAAGCTGATCGCGTAGCGGCTGAAGGATTGACTGGTGTTTATGTTGATGGTAACGTAGCAGCAGTTGTTGAAGTGAATGCTGAGACAGACTTTGTTGCGAAAAACGCTCAATTCGTTGAGTTGGTGAACACTACTGCTAAAGTTATTGCAGAAGGTAAGCCAGCAGATAACGAAGCAGCTCTTAAATTGACAATGCCTTCAGGTGAAACCCTTGAAGAAGCATACGTAAATGCAACTGCAACAATCGGTGAGAAAATCTCATTCCGTCGCTTTGCTTTGGTAGAAAAAACAGATGCACAGGCATTTGGTGCTTACCAACACAATGGCGGTCGTATCGGTGTTGTCTCAGTTATTGAAGGTGGCGATGAGACTCTTGCAAAACAAATTTCAATGCATATCGCTGCTATGAAACCAACTGTTCTTTCTTACACAGAATTGGATGAGCAATTTGTTAAAGATGAGTTGGCACAAATCAACCATAAAATTGAGCAAGACAACGAAAGCCGTGCAATGGTTGATAAACCAGCCTTGCCATTGTTAAAATATGGTTCAAAAGCTCAATTGACTGACGAAGTGATTGCAGCAGCTGAGGAAGCAATCAAAGCGGAATTAGCAGCAGAAGGTAAACCAGAAAAAATCTGGGACAAAATCATCCCAGGGAAAATGGACCGCTTTATGCTTGATAACACTCAAGTTGACCAAGCTTATACTCTTCTTGCACAAGTTTACATCATGGATGACAGCAAGACAGTTGAAGCTTACTTGAATTCAGTAAATGCTTCTGTAGTAGAGTTTGCTCGTTTTGAAGTAGGTGAAGGTATTGAAAAAGCTTCAAATGACTTTGAAGCAGAAGTTGCAGCAACGATGGCAGCAGCTCTTGGTAAATAA
- a CDS encoding GNAT family acetyltransferase, with translation MLDISYQANTFHISYQGRPLGKIHSYQNPYHQTNIYLRLDLVDFDCTIAKQLFQSLQTSLGGKPLQVMLSSAEQERIHFLTAAGFVCKRKCYEFEVTKQDYLSQTGTSNLSIVRKGTAPYQIACQQIFDHYQTVHQDINPWTASQEEFEKGLPDLVYTDSKNCAFIDTDEIAYVCGKDEQSFGSFIQAVICQLFEQYEQISFEADDCDPIAMRLANQFRHPNKSSWDTYILEI, from the coding sequence ATGCTAGACATTTCCTACCAAGCCAACACCTTCCACATCTCTTATCAAGGAAGACCACTCGGCAAGATTCACAGCTACCAAAATCCCTACCACCAGACCAATATCTATCTGCGACTAGATTTGGTTGATTTCGATTGCACCATAGCAAAGCAGCTCTTCCAGTCCCTACAGACTTCCTTAGGCGGAAAACCTCTTCAAGTTATGCTCTCCTCTGCAGAGCAGGAAAGAATCCATTTCCTTACCGCAGCTGGCTTTGTCTGCAAGCGGAAATGTTATGAGTTCGAAGTGACCAAACAAGACTATCTCAGTCAGACAGGCACTTCCAACTTAAGCATAGTCCGCAAAGGCACCGCACCTTATCAAATAGCCTGTCAGCAAATTTTTGACCACTATCAAACAGTCCACCAAGACATCAATCCTTGGACTGCCAGTCAAGAAGAATTTGAAAAAGGCTTACCTGATCTGGTTTATACAGATTCAAAAAATTGTGCCTTCATAGATACCGATGAAATTGCCTACGTATGCGGAAAAGATGAACAAAGCTTTGGTTCCTTCATCCAAGCAGTTATTTGCCAACTATTTGAACAGTATGAGCAAATTAGCTTTGAGGCTGATGACTGCGATCCTATCGCCATGCGCTTGGCTAACCAATTTCGACATCCAAACAAGTCTAGCTGGGATACTTATATTTTAGAAATCTAA
- the secE gene encoding preprotein translocase subunit SecE, which produces MKFIKDMIRILKDTSWPTRKQSWKDFVSVVEYTAFFVAVIYLFDLILSRGILSLIHLF; this is translated from the coding sequence GTGAAGTTTATCAAAGATATGATTCGTATTTTGAAAGATACCTCTTGGCCAACTCGTAAGCAGAGCTGGAAGGACTTTGTATCCGTTGTAGAATACACAGCCTTCTTTGTAGCAGTTATTTATCTCTTTGACTTGATTTTGTCACGAGGAATTCTCAGTTTGATTCATCTTTTCTAG
- the nusG gene encoding transcription termination/antitermination protein NusG: MYDSFDKGWFVLQTYSGYENKVKENLLQRAHTYNMLENILRVEIPTQTVQVEKNGEIKEVEENRFPGYVLVEMVMTDEAWFVVRNTPNVTGFVGSHGNRSKPTPLLEEEIRQILVSMGQTVQGVDIDVKVGDTVRIIDGAFTDYTGKITEIDNNKVKMVISMFGNDTIAEVNLSQIAEL, encoded by the coding sequence ATGTACGATAGTTTTGATAAGGGATGGTTTGTCTTGCAAACTTATTCAGGATATGAAAATAAGGTCAAGGAAAACCTACTCCAACGCGCTCACACTTACAATATGTTGGAAAATATTCTTCGTGTAGAAATCCCAACTCAGACCGTCCAGGTTGAGAAAAATGGTGAAATCAAAGAGGTAGAGGAAAATCGTTTCCCAGGGTATGTTTTGGTGGAGATGGTCATGACGGATGAAGCATGGTTTGTTGTACGGAATACACCAAATGTTACTGGTTTCGTTGGTTCACACGGGAACCGTTCAAAACCAACTCCATTATTAGAAGAGGAAATCCGTCAAATCTTGGTATCAATGGGACAAACAGTCCAAGGGGTTGATATAGATGTAAAAGTTGGCGATACTGTTCGAATCATTGATGGAGCCTTCACCGACTACACAGGTAAAATTACAGAAATTGATAACAATAAAGTTAAGATGGTTATCTCTATGTTTGGTAATGATACTATTGCGGAAGTCAATCTGAGTCAGATTGCGGAACTGTAA